The sequence TAAACATATCCGGGGGCACCCCCGCCACCACGGTGGGGCGGAGGTCTTCGCCGAGTTTGAAGATCCCGGGGTTCTGCCAGACGTCAACGCTGTCGTAGGCGACGTAGATCGGGATATCACCGATGATCTGAATACCCCGGTCGGTGCAGTACCGGTGGAGGGCCGACCACTGCCGGGCTGCGAGGTACTGGAGGAACTTCTCTTTCCGGACCTCGTCGGCGAGGCGCCGCTGCAGGTCATCAAGGGCCTCCGACTGCCGGGCCCGGACCTCCTCCGGCCACCGGCTCCACTCCTGCCCGTGGAAGTGGTCTTTGAGGGCAACAAAGAGCGCGTGGTCCTCCAGCCACCACGCGTTCTCGTCGCAGAACTCTTCGTACCCGCGCTCCGGCCCCGAGTGGAGAAACCGCTGGTATGCGATCGAGAAAAGCCGGTCCTTGTACCAGGTGACCGCCTCGTAGGCCACCCGGCCCTCTGGGAAGCCGGGCACAGGTTCCAGGTCGGCCCGCCTAAGATACCCGTCCCGCACAAGCCGGTCGGGGCTGATGAGAAGGGTGTTCATGCCGAACGCCGACGGGCTGTAGTAGGGAGAACTGGCGTGCTCGATCCGTGTCGGGTTGAGCGGCAGGATCTGCCAGTAGTGCTGCCGGGCCTTCGCCAGCGCCTCGACGAACCGGTATGCCGGCGGACCGAAGTCCCCGATGCCGTATGCCGACGGCAGTGACGTGATATGCAGGAGTATACCGCTTCCCCGTGTATGGATCACCTGTCAATCCCCCTCTGAGAGAACGGTTCGACCGTTTGGGCCTGCCCCCTATTATAATCTCGTACCGTCTGGTCGCGCCTGCGTCCTGCGGCGTCGGGGATCGGGTTCCCCTTGCGAGCGGCACTCTTTTAAGAACCTCCGGTGCCCATTATACTCCGAACGGTTCATGGGTGAACAAACCGGTCTTCTCAAATAGTGACCTCTCTATCTCTCTTAGAGGAACGGTTGGCCCCCCCTCTCCCGGGCGGCCATTCACAGAGTGTTTATGGTAACTGATCGCGTACCAAACGAGCAGCGGCAGATGGTGTCGGATGGATTTCTTCAGTAATATTCTGGG is a genomic window of Methanoculleus bourgensis MS2 containing:
- the malQ gene encoding 4-alpha-glucanotransferase, giving the protein MIHTRGSGILLHITSLPSAYGIGDFGPPAYRFVEALAKARQHYWQILPLNPTRIEHASSPYYSPSAFGMNTLLISPDRLVRDGYLRRADLEPVPGFPEGRVAYEAVTWYKDRLFSIAYQRFLHSGPERGYEEFCDENAWWLEDHALFVALKDHFHGQEWSRWPEEVRARQSEALDDLQRRLADEVRKEKFLQYLAARQWSALHRYCTDRGIQIIGDIPIYVAYDSVDVWQNPGIFKLGEDLRPTVVAGVPPDMFSETGQLWGNPVYDWPALRDRGYDWWMRRIRRSAELYDLFRIDHFRAFADYYEVPAGDATAEHGAWVDGPGPEFFEVLARQFPCFAIVAEDLGANTPAVQGLLDRFGFPGMKILLFAFGEGLPGSAHIPHNYVPNLICYTGTHDNNTARGWFEEEASEEDKQRFFAYIGREVAADEVPRELIRLAMTSVARASIIPMQDILGLGAEARMNYPSTSDGNWEWRMTPREFADAPFDRLGRFTELCGRA